The stretch of DNA gacgtaggactatacaaaggggacagcttttgttaaatatatattttaaatatattgttttattttcttctcctacgtgaatacctacctatctaccttaaaaatggattagtttactgtttactcttcatgaatatgttgatggttcttaaaagaacctttggtgttgtgtttttgttatcactcgatattcccatcttgttcggttaaaccttcctgtttagctattgcgtttgccactcgccacagctttcacagttggaaaatttcttcccatccagcttgtgacatgttgttcagtaaattacctttaatgcgacgtgccggaaaaaaactttgccactcactgaaactaattgttgccttgatgagcgccgaaccgaagctgctctgttcttgatgcgggttttctgattgtcgtgagcagctttgcaagccaactcgagcactccgacggccgaaactctataatcgctgttaggtatactggtgctccggcaccaatccgttcggcctagttacccttgcggagcaatcagtgaatgcgaccaacagggaactggagacttgcacggttcgagtgagactttgcctttcccttaacttgtcctcctttgttacgtccacgatgccgatgccgtacaaccacacgggtttacggtttgaaagaaaataagatattttttttggggtccgcgtgttttatactctagcggtacacactcacaggatagagacaaatcggcagactcagccagaggggcgagtccaacgagacgaacgaatgagcgttaaaagggagcgatggcaaaaaaatacattcattacgatttgttcgctcgttggtttcacatgcaggctaaaaagggtccttttcaggatcacaaaattatcttcaatctaaagagtttattgttttgttatcactcgatatccccatcttgttcggctaaacctcgctgtttagcgattgcatttgccactcgccacagctttcacagttggaaaatttcttcccatccagcttgtgacatattttacagtaaattacattcaatggcacgtcgcattaccaacactcagtatcggattggaggtaattttaacctgtaattgaacatttgcgatgacagcggtacagtgtcgactttcaatgtggggtcataatttggaccccgaactctatgtttacaaaaatgtccaactaaatatgtcgcattacatgtccgtccaattagctaaatgtcgagataagtgtaaattactgtactttaaatctagaagcaatttaagaattggtgaaaatcaataagctcagaacaactgccaaattcacatactcatcatatcctggcaaacaagttatgaaaaaatcaatttgtgttttattattattttggatattgttttagaaagcattgaactgtatttcctaaactcttttttggaaggtttaatggccctgaaaagcgccttgttttatggaatggttccaatttagaaaacttagtactcgtggttttgaaaaaaaccatttcgaacgccctcgatgccgccttgttctggatttgccaccaaagcagtgtgtataaagaacaaacttttttcttctgccacctgatgccgttttgcgattgcgtttgccactcgccactcgctgcaactgcctgttgtcttgatgtccaccgaaccgaatgtgttctgttccgaatgcgggttttcttatcgtcgcgagcagctttaccagctaactcgatcacttcggcggccgaaactatataacgccggctaggtggactgatgcactggtactaacgcgctcggcctagctacccttgcggggaactccagatcaacacggttcgagcgggattttgcctttcccttcacttttcctcctttaccatgtccagacatggctgcttgggttggtttgttgatgtgtttcgtttctttgtttttaagaggctttaaactttgcagttcattcgcctccaagacgttgatgtgttgtgatgcgaaccgatgtggtgtacggtttgaatgagaatgatcgttacggcagcggagcggggatttttaagttgactggctggctcgagaattacgcatgtgtgagactgcgaccaatgtttcgttcatttttttctttttcctttccaatcgtggttcattctatttcgctgctgctctggttgcccgttttggtcggttcgatttgaggagcacaaaatggaccaatcaaaaataggcacatagtgcattttgacaatgcttgatatttcacaattattcaattatttatctcaagaaaaatgaattgttattcgttatgatagatgcgtagatatatttcctatcaattgatgcaaaaacctttgcgatctattgagaaatgctcgagttataagcgttccaaatcttgcattttttcctacttgttcagtgcctagatttccatttcaccccctatatcttccggttagacgtagtcctacgtcaaaaaaatgcattttgaatgagaAACCATGCTACATATTTAACtaatttggaaccgatctgattgaatttgtaagaatttgtattagaataattgattctttatacggcttttcgttttgcggccgaatttcgtggaacgtatctaggccgtaaagccgTAAGGTGTACTGTGAATAATTCGATTATTGATTTCGACTCATTTAACTTGTTTACTACATAAAACATTACCTAAATGATTCATTATTAACAATTAACAACTTGATTATTGGAATTAGGACTACCAATTAATGGAATtaggaaaattatgtttttaccGGTTGGATATAGGACCAAAAAGTACAAAATGTTTTCCATCATTATAGGTGGTAGAAATACAGCAACGCTCTCATCCGTATGTTTATCAGTAGTAGAACGAATACCAAGCAAGTAGCACATTTAAGAACATTATAAGCAGTAATTTTCAGCAGCAGTAATTTTCAGAGTACACAAACGTTAAATATTGTCTTAGCTGAGCGGTATATgggtaaaaaatcgaaaaacggagaggaaaagatcgatcttctaaatatcgatccaagatcatcCAATCCTAGTGTGGATACGCTGTATGTTACGTACTGGCACATGTAACAGAAATGCCGTGTTACAAGTCCTCAACAAATACACACCTCGAAACCGGCTGATATAAAGAATAGCGGGTTTTGAAATGAAAAGTttcaaacagtagttctgagcaCCTATCGATTTCGAATAAGTGTAGCCACGAAATAAGTTTTGTGGCGGAAACAAATCCCCAGGTGAATGTTTTACTTATCTAGGATGAAATATTCACCTGATAAAAGCTCGAGAAAAGAGTGACGTATGTTTAACTAATTACAATAATTTCGACTTAACATAATAGTCGTAATGACATCATTTATCCCCAATGTATAGCGATAAATCAAATGAATGGTGATGTGAGATATGCAACAGAGAGGTACATATGGCATTTGGGTTGATTTTTAGTTCAAATATAGCTCATCTTAGCGTCGGATTCAAGAACACTTTGCGTTCCTGGCACATTAAACAACATTCAGATGACAATGATACTTTTCGTGAGAAATTTTATAGAAAAAGTGCAAAAGCATGAAACTTTCTACGACACGATTTGGCTTGGATACTTCATTATAGAGCTTTTCGGCTTGTCGCCTGTGCACCTGTGGGGTTCGAATAAGACTCCGACCAGCAAGAAAATCCCGTATGCGCTCATGGCTACCCTTGTGATAGAGATCGGGGTGTTATACCTTAACATTCATTTGGATATTGATAGCACCAAGACTGAGTCGTTCATTTTAAGAAATGGTTTGCGATGGATTATGATCATCggatcgattttaatcattatCATAACGGTGAAAAATGCTGCGCTGACGAAAAAATCCGCTGAACTTCTGGTAGCTATTCATGAATTTGATATTACGGTAAGCTGAAATGAAACACATTAAAGCTGGTATTGTAATTGTTGTACAAGCGAGATTTTTcgttttctagttgaaaaatgCTGGGCATCAAATTGATTTGAAGACTCAGTGCCGCTGGTTCATTTTCATGACATTGTTTTCAACAGTATTTTTTGCAAGCTTTCTCGTACTTTCTGGTGTTCTGATGTTCTTCGCTATGAAAAGTAAGCTCTCTTTATTCATACCTGTGTTTTTGAGCTTCACGGCGTCGAACCTTATAGTCACTTCGTTTACTGGACAACATATGTTTTACTTCTACGCGTTGCAGTACCGTTTCAAGGCGATGAACCACTATATTTGGTAGGTCCTATTTTTGGAAATTGTTTCAGAATTCTTACGATCTTTGTTGACTATTTTTAGTGAACTGTTGCCAACAGAGTCGGAGCTGGTAACCAAATTTCGACGTTTCCATTTGACGAAGAATCGTTATGTACTAACTAAACGTATACAGCAATTAGCTGACATTCATCATTGTCTGATACAGATCGTCAATCGATACAACAAAAACTATGGACTGCAACTATTTCTAACACACATTGGTACCTCAAACATTACGATTTTAAGTTGGTTTTCTTTGTATCGGCTTCTGTTAAGTCCTGATATGGACAGCCTCTTCATTTGGACGACCAACTTTTGCTGGAGTTCGTACTACATCGTCTATCAGCTGTTTATAACGATTCTGGGTAGTTTAGTGAGTTTAGAGGTAAGAACTAGAATAGTCGGCACAGTGATTTATCAATCAACTAATCCTTAATATtcataaatcaaaaatcaataattattcTTAATAATTATGGAGCAATATTTGTACTGGGTGGCCTTTAGCAAAGAGCTTTTGAGTGGAATGTAACGAAATGGAACTAATCTCTTAAAATCGTGTGTGTCTTTGATGTTCATGACGTTCTAATGATATCCACACCAGGACAATTATCATTGCTGATTAACAGTCTCCAGATtgcaacgcggtgctgatgtgtaaCAAGTTTTTTGTACTCAGTTGAGGACTCACTTCTTGTATAAACATGCGCTCTGACGAATGAACACGCTCCGAAATACAGATCAAATTTTTTGTTGTCAGCACTGTTTTTGCACCGTATTTTGCAGTGTTTTTCTATACCTGTTTTATACGCGCTTGAATTTGGTTTGCTTCttctgttgagttatttttttcacaCAAGCTTTTATGCTTTTATGCTTCgcttagaacgagcgaagacaaaaCGGGCGCTAGAGTTTGATGTGGGTGTATACAATGAGGCGCGCATCACGCAAGTGAGAAGCGATGTTTAGTATTTGAATTCTGTGCTGTGATCATTCGGCACTCTCGTGTTTATGAATATAGTACACTTCGTACTAAGAGAGAATATGTAAGGGGGATCCTGCTCGGGTCTTCAAAATCTCCGACTTTCGCGCCAGAGGACTGCGGCCCTCTGTCGGGATTCAAAGTTATGGTTGCCCGGACTAGCGTTTTCGCGACAGTATCCACCTTCAATTGACCTTTCAACCAACTTACCAACCAACTTACAACCGATCCGAAATTTTCGATTTCGGAAACAACCAAATCGACCAAATCAGTTAGATTAACTCACTAAAAATTAggtgaaattaaaaaacaacTAATCCAGAAACTTTCCTTCTTTCAATCgtctatttttttccaaattaaaccTATCTCCTAACGATGACGACACTCTTAGCCCTACTCTATGTGTATATCCTATCTCTATAATGGTTTTCCCTATTTGGGAGGGGTTTGTGTGCGCACACTTTTGTTTCAGGGTACTCACGAATCGAACGATGACGTTGCAGCACCGGTGATGGAACGATGGAGCAGCCTGATGTTTGCTGATGCGCTCGCATACCGTTCCGTTCACCGACGTGGGTTTTCGGGAATCTCGCTGGCGTTGGCAGTCTTTTCCCTTGACTGAGGCAAACCACGGTGGATCGTTGCCGCTTGTAGTGTACGGCAGCCATGGGACCGAGCTTCCTCACCGATGACTAACGCACTCCAGAATGGCCTATAGTAGTACACAACTACGAGGCGATAGGCCACTGCGGGGGATTCTACCGACGCACCGATTCACAAGGATGGATTGAATGTACTCCGGACGCGGAGCCACAAGGCTCCGTTCACTTGGAGCCCAAAAACTGCTGCAACCGTATTCCTTGTAGAATTGTTCTACAATAATCTGCTATTGTTTTTTTGATTCCAAACAAACTcacgatttttttaatattaaaaaaaacttcgaaaatttcaaaacaactaTTGAAATTTAACACTCTAAGAATCAACTGATTCGCTCGGCGGCTCAGAAGGAAAAGATCGAGTCGGGTTTGTTTCGTGAATTCGGAACCTATCGAATATTCTACATTACTTTTTTCTGTCCGTCACGAATATTGTTCGTGACTTAATTCCCGTCATTTTTTGAATATGGAGTCTACATCGATTTATTACTTAAGTCTGATTCCAATAGGTTGTTTACTACTAGGCATCAAATCTACTTAAACTCTATTTGAAACGACTATGCTCGTTTCAACTATgtgtttgttatgaacgcgcgctgatgaaaattaaactcaagtgcaacgcagcgtatgttttctgaagactgctgtTTAAGTCATACGTTGAACGGAATAAGCTAGTTAGTCGAGTGGTATAGGATTCTATTCTCCTTTTTGACTATCCCCGTATTTCCAATAGAACAATATTCGAGAAAGCATCTGTTATTGGCCGCCCTGTATATAAAAAAAGTTTACTCCACTCTTCGATTTTTCTCTCAACATTATACCATCGATAATGCTCTTGTATTTCAGGGCAAGCGAATGGGTGTATTGGTTCACAAAGCTCTTGAACTTGTGGTTGATGAATACATTCGGGAGaaggtgagtgaaaagtttagAAAACATGAATGGAAGCTATAACAACTACGGAACTATGAGTTGAATTCCAAACTGCACCCATTTCAAAAGATTGTACATGTTAGGAGCTTTTGTATTCCAAATTGGGAGCGCTTGAGTTCGTAATTACTTACATTCGAATTCCACATTCAAATTACAAGGTAAAGGCCGTCAACGAATTAAAGAGAATGATGCAATGGAAAATCTTTGCATCTTAAATCGGAATGTATTGACCATTGATTCCATACGCCGATGTCATGAATACATATCAATTGCTGTCTTCGGGTTCATTCGACAACTAGAATCCAGTTTTAACAACGTGCACACCCATATCTGTTTCTCGATCCGTAGTATCCTGACGTAGGCAGTAAAAGTTGGGGTTCCATACTACACAACTCTTGCTTTTAGGATGCTTTGCCTTTcgttcaattttcataatttttataattaattattttcaCTCTCTAGGTTTATCTCAAAATTAATTGATTACTTATCTTTTCCGATTATGTGTATGCCATTTCAGTTATGGAATGTCTTTAATTTCTTTCAGCTTTTACTTTTCTCGAATCAGCTTTATCAACGCAACCCAGTGATCACCAGCGGCATGATTGATTTCAACGCAACTTTAATATTCTCGGTAACTGCATAATCAAAAACTAAGAAACCTTTTTGTGTGTTTGGATATCTCATTCAAAcgcacaaaaatgtttttttttgttttgatacgACATCTTTCGATATCCAAAACTTCCTAGCCGACATCCAGTACACAAACAACACTGGATAATTTCCAAAAAAAGCCAATGTTTCAGTTTTTATATGACTCTTACAATGAAAAGCTAAACATTTGGTTCTATGAATGTTCATAATTCTCAACGTTGGTATAATTTGGCAATGTGAAAGATAGTGTTGTTTGTCGTACTTTTAAAGCGCACCTTACACGATTAATCTGACCATCAACATTTCCTTCAATATCTGGACAGTACAACTATTGGACCAATATCACGAATTCTCGTTTTGTCTTCGATAACCTGCAATATTTCCACCTCACACTGTAAATATTCCCGTCAAATTGCGTAGATttcaatacaggcaaacctttttttgtgcgggggatagggatcgcacaaaaaaaaaatcgcataataaaatcgtgcaaaactttacCACCAGCTTTCATGAGGCCTTTTCCCTATCTTTTTGATGCAACATTGTCCGTTAATTCGTTTCCGGAAATTGTCGAGACATTGATGGAAAGGTGTACGGCCTGTTCAACGGAGCGACTGTCTCTTATCGAGAACAAATAATTTGCAgttgatgtttcttgcagacgATTGGGGCTATCACCACCTATGCTGCCATTCTGATTCAgtttgatttcacaaatatgaaAACCTGTATGAAGTTGATCTCAGAGATGACCTGAACAACTTTCCGATTAATTTCCATCGTAACGTAAATATGTTGTGTAGATGTTGTATTCCAATACAATAAATACATTCGTAATTTTAATTGTCGCGTAGAAGTAGTTACCACTGTTCGAGGTCTAGATAGTagcaagttattttttttaaagaaatgtttcagaaaaatataacgattttgCAGATTTATGTTCTCGTAGATCGAACAAAACAACAATAAAACATGGCTTATCAATCATGGTGTAAACtgcaaaattaattaaaaaaattacgaaTAAATTATAGCTTTGAATTTGAACTAATTGGtagaaatttaatcaatacaaacaaaaagtgTACAACGATACTGGGTGCCAGCCAGGTAGCTGACCCGGAGCCTGGCCTTCCAGGGTGTAATAGAAGAATACAACAAAATCCTTCAACACATATGGTCGTATTTTAACTATGACGGATTTATTGAACTTTTATtgttttggactttttttttgtttcaaactaGCACTACTTCATAACGTACGCTACTTAGAATGATTCTGTTGTTTTCGTTTAAAAGATGAGAAAGTTTGAAGCTGGATACAGTTGTAAAACGCTTAAAATAGTGGAATTGGGTAACATTGAggaagtaaaaagattgaaagtTAGTGTTTTCTCATAAATTTTCCCTAAAGTACAAGATTATCTTAATTGGAATCAGATTCTTTCCTCAACCTGTAGAGAGCCTCGATTGATGATTAGACACATTAAATAACTGAGAAACTCGAATTGCCAGTTGAAATCTCGGACATGATCAGCGTTAGAGTTAATTGACCAAattgacccaaaaaaaaaataaaaaatcatatggGAAACTCTATTCACAAGGTTATGCGAATTGTTTCGAGGGATGTATGGCCAAGAGGGTGACAATACTCTGATGCTAATCGAGCTTGTGGGGGACCAAGGTACCCTCCATCATATTTTGCCGGTACTTGCGTATTAACGCCACCGGAATACAAGAGATAGCAGTTTTATTGTTCGCACGGTTTCTCGGTTACCGTTTtgaattataaagggtgtgtcacatcaaattgcatcacggaaaaaacgctgtagaaattcgcccagtagaccgatccttttgaaaattttagacagtaaaataaaaactattaaacaacttttggcattttctttttattcatacttcgagcccaagcccgtatgctcgcaccttccttattaccccgtccataaggttctgtacaacgtcaggttgtagttttttttgaacagaaatccattttctcttgaaatccgcctccgatttgacaacttttggattcttccggagggcctgcttcataatcgcccaatatttctctattgggcgaagctccggcgcgttgggcgggttcatttcctttggcacgaaggtgaccccgttggcttcgtaccactccaacacgtcctttgaatagtggcacgaagcgagatccggccagaagatggtcgggccctcgtgctgcttcaatagtggtagtaagctcttctgtaggcactccttaaggtaaacctgcccgtttaccgtgccggtcatcacgaagggggcgctccgctttccgcaagagcagatcgcttgccacaccatgtactttttggcaaacttggatagtttctgcttgcgaatctcctccggaacgctgaatttgtcctctgcggagaagaacaacaggcccggcagctgacgaaagtccgctttgacgtaggtttcgtcgtccattaccaggcaatgcggcttcgtcagcatttcggtgtacagcttccgggctcgcgtcttcctcaccatgttttgcctttcgtcgcggttaggagccttctgaaccttgtatgtacgcaggccctcccgctgcttggtccgctggacgaatgaacttgacaaattcagcttattggcgacatcccggaccgaacttctcggatcacgtgtaaactgcttaactacgcgcttgtgatctttttcactgacggagcatccatttttgccgttcttcaccttccggtcgatggttaggttctcgaagtatcgttttagtactctgctgaccgtggattggacgattcccagcatcttaccgatgtcccgatgtgacaactccggattctcgaaatgagtgcacaggattaattcacgacgctcttttttgttcgacgacatttttccaaatttacgaaaaattgacagtgaagcatggccaacgtgatctattcactcttatctgattataagcgaaagctgaagatataattcctaaaaattaaatttctacagcgttttttccgtgatgcaattcgatgtgacacaccctttatttcggacgcttaaggcatatgatgcagaaaacaggtctaagctttatgcacaggtattatttggttgatattttaaataaattagttcaatatgcttttaagctttttactttggtacctatttgattgaaaacataaaaaaaatcatcgaataaaatgcttttcaaatgaagcacataaaaatcaaacttcggacactttatttcgtaattttttgaccgaaaattacattacacttgattatattttatagtcaactgcgaacacaacacaaacgatagtgagtagtgttgatagatttttgccgattatgttataccgttctgaatcatatttcggacactctgttctAATATCCTGAAacgcttaatgcactgatgacataactatcaaattaatatcacaattgcttctttagagtaatcccttggtttctgtatcatttcacatgagaactacatttaaattataacataatcggcagaaatcttacaacactactcattatcgtttgtgtttgacgtttccttagcgtgagcacgtagaatttactcgttcacaaatatttaaatttctcccgtgtttcatcagttctcatcattgttaacagtttactgtgattgcttggtaagtgtttcgcagttgactataaaatataatcaaatgtaatgtaattttcgtccaaaaaattacaaaatgaagtgcccgaaatttgatttagtgtccgaagtttgattcttattcgcttcatttgaaaagcattttattcgatgattttttttatgttttcaatccaataggtaccaaagtagaaagcttgaaagcatattgaactaatgtattaaaaatatctaccaaataatacctgtgcataaagtttagatctgttttctgcatcatatgtcttaagcgtccgaaatatgattcagaacggtgattcaaatgtagttctcatataaaatgattgtgaaaccaagggaatactctaaagaagcaattgtgatattaattttatagttatatcatcagtgcatcaaaCATTTCaatatattagaacaaagtgtccgaaatatgatgttgtccgaaatatgattcagaacggtatcgcTTGTACTGTTTTTGTCTTGtagtattttaatattttttagttCTAGCACACGTGCGTATTTGGCATTTGCGTTATTTACGTGTGAACGTCATCGTAgtgcaattttcattattttttcgtaatgaaatttattctgaggtcaatgtaatgcgGACGAAGTCCCGAtgtaacgaggataaggaaccgaagTAACTCCAATCCGGATgtgtgacgcaatccgagtcggccgccgaccagCCGTTGACagtggcggcctctcgcaagcaaacctgtgttccatcgattgtcTGGTGAGTTTGAAACAAAGGAGACCGTCCTTTAGAACGATAAAATTGCTCTCcattgtatttcggctccgaTGACGTTCTGGGAACTAATAATTATGGTAACAGGTAACTAATACTTTAGTGCCTTTTTCCCCTTACTGTGCCCCAGCAGGGAACCGTTATTTCCTTAGCGATTCGTAGGATGAAAATACGGaatacgaacaaaaatcaaacagaaaagagagtgaaaaaaaaacattattcgtattacacccatacctcgctatacggccgctcttaaTACGGTATTTCGCTATAACGGTCCTCTTCAGGCATGTTTTCGATTAACGGCCTAACATGTTTCGTTatggcagcaaaaaaaaataggtatGTACATATTCATGTGTGTAGGTGCGTGTTTAGGTGTTTAGGTATTCCCTCAGATGCGTAAAGTCAGCTTGACACGACACTATTGAGGCACATTCTCTCATTGTCTGAACCATGGATCATACTGAAATCGTTGGTAATGTGGGTGGTAATAAGCCCCCAAGGGCAAGGCTGTTGTATACCCAACTACTAACAAAACATCAAGTAACCCTAGAGCGACTAGAGAATTATCGAACCGTAAGTCCAGATTGAGCAGATCATCGGCAGTCATATTCCGGTCATGTTTTCCGATTGAACAAGCTATTCTAGTAAGGTGATGATGTTGTTGGTTTGTTCGATTTTAGAGGTTTTCGCGCAACTaataaatgcaaattgatttttcttcatgaaaattacatgtaatcaagacgagtttgggtttgttgaaaacccCAAGCAGAGGTGCCAACCTtcttgatttttcaggattctcCTTTTTGATGCCGTCCCTGATATTCTGACAAACACTCCATTTTGCCTAAATTTTctggaatgatcctgatttttcctgatttttgtactttttattcCATTTGGGATAAAACGTGTTTCTCTATTACGTAGAATTAATACTCattgtggaaaaatatttttttattatcaaatgGTATTTTcaattcacctgaaaatccattatgaaTTTCGCTTCACCATGGCACAATGAATATGCAATACTCTTACACGAATTCAAAAGATTTAAATTtcgaatatttgaaaatgtcTGGCATCCCTGAATAATCTTTCGTAGTTAATCTGGAAGTtgaattcattcattattttcatgCCTTCAAGTAGAGACACTGCATTTCATCAATTTCAATATAGTCGTCATCGAAGTGATTTTTATt from Toxorhynchites rutilus septentrionalis strain SRP chromosome 3, ASM2978413v1, whole genome shotgun sequence encodes:
- the LOC129774056 gene encoding uncharacterized protein LOC129774056; its protein translation is MILFVRNFIEKVQKHETFYDTIWLGYFIIELFGLSPVHLWGSNKTPTSKKIPYALMATLVIEIGVLYLNIHLDIDSTKTESFILRNGLRWIMIIGSILIIIITVKNAALTKKSAELLVAIHEFDITLKNAGHQIDLKTQCRWFIFMTLFSTVFFASFLVLSGVLMFFAMKITSFTGQHMFYFYALQYRFKAMNHYICELLPTESELVTKFRRFHLTKNRYVLTKRIQQLADIHHCLIQIVNRYNKNYGLQLFLTHIGTSNITILSWFSLYRLLLSPDMDSLFIWTTNFCWSSYYIVYQLFITILGSLVSLEGKRMGVLVHKALELVVDEYIREKLLLFSNQLYQRNPVITSGMIDFNATLIFSTIGAITTYAAILIQFDFTNMKTCMKLISEMT